The following coding sequences are from one Paenibacillus tundrae window:
- a CDS encoding AraC family transcriptional regulator, which yields MTREVRTVVYDTDLQLEAYQFEGIMQKFPNHFHDYYVIGFIEQGKRYLACNNKEYMLNSGDVIIFNPQDPHACEGIDGRTLDYRCINIQPEVMRKYVQEITGQDYLPRFTEPVLYQSELCTSLHELHLMILEGQSDFHKEEALLMLLDQLIRDHADALAPVASQDLTTEIRRVCEYIEAHYMEPIMLDQFVEMTGLSKYHLLRLFTTQKGISPYRYLETIRISHAKKLLEQGALPIEVATRTGFSDQSHFTNFFKKLIGLTPRQYRRIFNHEASASAAKDSI from the coding sequence ATGACACGTGAAGTGCGAACCGTCGTTTATGATACAGATCTACAATTGGAAGCCTATCAATTCGAAGGTATTATGCAGAAATTCCCGAACCATTTTCATGACTATTACGTCATTGGTTTTATTGAGCAAGGTAAACGTTACCTCGCCTGCAATAACAAGGAATATATGCTGAACAGTGGTGATGTCATTATTTTCAATCCGCAGGATCCTCATGCCTGTGAAGGGATAGATGGTAGAACTTTGGACTATCGATGCATCAACATTCAACCTGAGGTGATGAGAAAATATGTGCAGGAAATTACCGGTCAAGACTACCTTCCCCGGTTTACAGAACCCGTGCTCTATCAGAGTGAACTCTGCACGTCATTACATGAATTACACTTGATGATCTTGGAAGGTCAATCCGATTTCCATAAGGAAGAAGCATTGTTAATGCTATTGGATCAATTGATCAGAGATCATGCGGATGCGCTGGCTCCAGTAGCATCACAGGATCTCACCACCGAAATCAGACGTGTCTGCGAGTACATAGAAGCCCATTATATGGAGCCGATTATGCTAGATCAGTTTGTCGAGATGACAGGTCTGAGCAAATATCACTTGCTACGCTTATTTACAACCCAAAAAGGCATTTCTCCCTATCGCTACCTGGAAACGATTCGCATTAGTCATGCCAAGAAGCTGCTTGAACAAGGTGCACTCCCTATTGAAGTTGCTACGCGGACAGGCTTCAGTGACCAGAGCCACTTTACGAATTTTTTCAAAAAACTGATCGGGCTCACCCCTCGGCAGTATAGACGCATTTTTAATCATGAAGCTAGCGCCAGCGCTGCGAAAGATAGCATATGA
- a CDS encoding DMT family transporter, with protein sequence MTHERQLSTGHMLALFTILIWGTTFVSTKLLLIDFTPVEILFFRFVIGYVVLFLLYSKRIPLVSFREEMLFAAAGLCGVTLYFLIENIALTYTLASNVGVIVSIAPFFTAVLAHFFLHGERLNRSFVLGFAFALSGIILISLNGSFLLKLNPIGDVLAFLAPMVWAVYSVLMRKIGALTYHTIGATRKVFFYGLVFMLPTLFMFEFDLRLVRFANMNNLANLLFLGIGASALCFVTWNRAVRVLGAVKTSIYIYLVPVITVVASALILDEAMTWFTILGVALTLLGSYLSEKRSTGHVDTSSNVAGKSTSRSL encoded by the coding sequence ATGACACATGAACGTCAGCTCTCAACTGGGCATATGCTTGCTCTATTTACAATACTCATCTGGGGAACAACATTTGTCTCTACCAAACTTCTGTTGATCGATTTCACACCTGTGGAGATATTGTTCTTTCGTTTCGTTATCGGATATGTTGTCTTGTTTCTGCTGTATTCCAAACGAATACCCCTGGTCTCATTTAGAGAAGAAATGCTCTTTGCAGCGGCAGGCTTGTGTGGGGTAACCCTTTATTTCCTCATTGAAAATATTGCTTTAACGTACACACTTGCATCGAATGTAGGGGTTATTGTCAGCATCGCGCCATTTTTCACTGCTGTACTTGCACACTTTTTCCTTCATGGAGAGCGTCTGAATCGCTCCTTTGTACTAGGATTCGCCTTTGCACTATCTGGCATCATACTTATTAGCTTGAACGGCAGTTTTTTATTGAAGCTGAACCCCATTGGAGATGTTCTCGCTTTTCTCGCACCTATGGTCTGGGCAGTCTACTCCGTTCTCATGCGCAAAATCGGCGCTTTAACCTATCATACGATCGGTGCAACACGTAAAGTATTCTTCTATGGCTTGGTTTTCATGCTGCCAACCTTGTTTATGTTTGAATTTGACCTTAGGCTGGTGCGGTTCGCCAACATGAACAATCTTGCCAATCTTCTGTTTCTGGGTATAGGAGCCTCTGCACTCTGCTTTGTCACTTGGAACCGAGCTGTACGGGTACTTGGTGCCGTGAAAACGAGCATCTATATTTATCTTGTACCTGTAATTACAGTCGTTGCATCTGCACTCATACTGGACGAAGCGATGACTTGGTTTACCATCCTGGGGGTTGCACTAACCTTGCTTGGATCTTACTTATCCGAAAAAAGAAGTACCGGTCATGTCGATACTTCAAGTAATGTAGCTGGAAAATCCACTAGTCGATCATTGTAA
- a CDS encoding pseudouridine synthase — MRINKYISETGYCSRRETDRLIAAGRITINGEVCERGAGVEPGDIVLIDGQEIPREERERVYIALNKPIGIVCTAAESVAGNIIEYVNYPSRIFAVGRLDKASEGLILLTNDGDIVNKMMRSEHNHEKEYIVTVDRPLTDEFIHAMSAGVEILNVVTKPCEVYREGEFVFRIILTQGLNLQIRRMCKALGYRVMKLERVRIMNITLDHLERGKWRHLEPIELDKLLSLLQ, encoded by the coding sequence ATGAGAATTAACAAATACATCAGTGAGACGGGTTACTGCTCACGCAGAGAAACCGATCGCTTGATTGCTGCTGGGCGCATTACGATCAATGGAGAAGTGTGTGAAAGGGGGGCTGGTGTTGAGCCAGGTGATATCGTGCTTATCGATGGACAAGAAATTCCTAGGGAAGAACGTGAACGTGTATACATAGCACTGAATAAGCCTATTGGCATTGTATGTACGGCTGCCGAGAGCGTTGCGGGCAATATCATTGAATATGTCAATTATCCCTCGCGAATTTTTGCGGTTGGTAGACTCGACAAAGCCTCAGAGGGCTTGATTTTATTAACCAATGATGGAGATATCGTTAACAAAATGATGCGCTCTGAGCATAATCACGAGAAGGAGTATATCGTAACCGTTGATAGACCTCTAACAGATGAGTTTATCCATGCGATGTCGGCGGGGGTTGAGATTCTAAATGTCGTTACCAAGCCTTGCGAGGTGTATCGTGAGGGTGAATTTGTTTTTCGCATCATATTGACACAAGGGCTTAACTTGCAGATCCGACGCATGTGCAAAGCACTGGGATATAGAGTGATGAAGCTGGAGCGGGTACGTATTATGAATATTACGCTGGATCATCTGGAAAGAGGCAAATGGAGACATCTGGAGCCAATAGAATTGGACAAGCTTCTTTCCCTATTACAATGA
- a CDS encoding DUF1963 domain-containing protein, translating into MNQVTRMTFEPNHANKDSGIWIGGDKAYVQEWPLNPEGDPLIHLFSIDCNQLAKHVPSASLPADRFISVFSTYSAADYFLDQVTYTGDELEWNENILGGYTYVSVTPSSIMSASPSSCIPLCGITFSEVELREHDFPAFSFLTSNSPNGMHGISHLLVHYDIVCQIYSGDFPAPYQDILGLSDANGYLMLRKDNSSTEAPLVGIFFVQTA; encoded by the coding sequence ATGAACCAAGTTACAAGAATGACATTTGAACCCAATCATGCCAATAAAGACTCAGGGATTTGGATCGGCGGTGACAAAGCATATGTACAAGAGTGGCCCCTTAATCCAGAGGGTGATCCTTTAATTCATCTCTTTTCAATCGATTGTAATCAACTTGCCAAGCATGTACCTTCTGCCTCTTTACCGGCAGATAGGTTCATCTCGGTATTCTCCACCTATTCGGCAGCAGATTATTTTCTGGATCAAGTAACATATACCGGGGATGAGCTGGAGTGGAATGAAAACATATTGGGAGGCTATACATATGTCTCAGTAACTCCTTCTTCTATAATGTCCGCCAGCCCTAGTTCATGCATACCGTTGTGTGGAATAACATTCTCGGAAGTTGAACTAAGGGAGCATGATTTTCCTGCATTCTCATTTCTCACCTCAAATTCACCTAATGGCATGCACGGAATCTCACATCTATTAGTTCATTACGATATCGTATGTCAGATTTATTCGGGTGATTTCCCGGCGCCATATCAAGATATATTAGGACTTTCCGATGCGAATGGATATTTAATGCTACGCAAAGATAACTCGTCAACTGAAGCGCCATTAGTAGGAATTTTCTTTGTGCAGACTGCTTGA
- a CDS encoding YjfB family protein: MDIAALSVVMSQASVKQSAGLQVMSMTKDLAQQQGQQMTEMLKSAAPHPNLGGTLDISV, translated from the coding sequence ATGGATATCGCAGCATTGTCTGTAGTCATGAGTCAAGCATCGGTTAAACAATCCGCAGGCTTGCAAGTCATGTCTATGACTAAAGATCTTGCGCAACAGCAAGGTCAACAAATGACTGAAATGTTGAAGTCGGCAGCTCCACATCCCAATCTGGGAGGAACATTGGATATCTCTGTATAA
- a CDS encoding Cof-type HAD-IIB family hydrolase, whose product MKRTNQNTVKPKMVFIDIDGTLVDDEGNLPLSARQACQQARENGHLLYLCTGRSKAEVYDAIWEVGFDGLIGAGGGYVEFGEQVLYHKKVTVEAVRQMVDFFNEHDIDFFLESNSALYGSRNLQGHLERRIYGDIDNDPSARAKKEQQPHPFIAGITYGETDLYKHDVNKVCFLENPIVPFERIKQEFNGKFGVIQCTVPIFGEGSGELTILGVHKASAIADLIEHVGISREDTIAIGDGMNDVEMLEFCHVGVAMGNAKPGLKAIADDVTGTVQEDGLYHAFVKYGLIKG is encoded by the coding sequence ATGAAGAGAACGAATCAGAACACAGTGAAACCTAAAATGGTGTTTATTGATATTGATGGTACGTTGGTAGATGACGAAGGGAACCTTCCGTTATCAGCGCGACAAGCTTGTCAACAAGCACGCGAGAATGGGCATTTGCTCTATCTTTGTACGGGGCGTTCCAAGGCTGAGGTCTATGATGCGATCTGGGAAGTGGGGTTTGATGGCCTGATTGGTGCAGGCGGTGGCTATGTGGAATTTGGCGAACAGGTGTTATATCACAAAAAGGTTACAGTCGAAGCTGTACGCCAGATGGTTGATTTTTTCAATGAACATGACATTGATTTCTTTCTGGAATCAAACTCTGCACTGTATGGCAGCCGGAATCTGCAAGGTCACCTTGAGCGACGCATATATGGCGATATAGACAATGATCCATCAGCACGAGCCAAAAAAGAACAGCAGCCTCATCCATTTATTGCAGGGATCACCTATGGTGAAACAGATCTGTACAAGCATGACGTCAATAAGGTTTGTTTTCTGGAGAATCCTATAGTACCGTTTGAACGCATTAAGCAGGAGTTTAATGGAAAGTTCGGAGTCATTCAATGCACCGTGCCGATCTTTGGTGAAGGTAGCGGAGAACTCACGATATTGGGTGTGCACAAGGCTTCAGCGATCGCCGATCTGATCGAACATGTAGGGATAAGCCGAGAAGACACCATTGCGATTGGTGATGGGATGAATGATGTGGAGATGTTAGAATTCTGTCACGTAGGTGTTGCGATGGGCAATGCGAAGCCTGGGTTAAAAGCGATTGCAGACGATGTCACGGGTACCGTCCAAGAGGATGGATTATACCATGCTTTTGTGAAGTATGGCTTAATTAAAGGGTAA
- a CDS encoding SMI1/KNR4 family protein, whose protein sequence is MYTSLIEKLEHTQVLRWFPNRQVQESWIVEIEQELGFPLPPSYRWWLLNYGVAHLSGTGILTISPPEHREYADTDILYMYRLADEDAKREGKVELFVPDEDEIYYFDIRTADENGEYKVIRLDYLNGEPEVYADSFAAFLERLIDERTPR, encoded by the coding sequence ATGTATACGAGTCTAATTGAGAAACTGGAGCATACCCAAGTCTTACGTTGGTTTCCGAATCGTCAGGTTCAAGAGAGCTGGATTGTTGAAATTGAACAGGAGCTTGGTTTTCCATTACCACCTTCCTATCGCTGGTGGCTGCTGAATTATGGTGTAGCTCACCTAAGTGGGACAGGTATTCTTACGATATCTCCTCCCGAACACCGAGAATACGCGGATACGGATATTTTGTATATGTATCGTCTTGCTGATGAAGATGCGAAGCGGGAAGGGAAAGTGGAGCTTTTTGTCCCGGATGAGGATGAAATATATTATTTCGATATTCGAACAGCAGATGAAAATGGGGAATACAAGGTAATTAGGCTTGACTATTTAAATGGAGAACCTGAAGTATATGCTGATTCTTTTGCTGCATTTTTGGAGAGGTTGATCGACGAACGCACGCCAAGATAA
- a CDS encoding GNAT family N-acetyltransferase produces the protein MTQFLIKPTVAPVQVHQIQEAIDFAMRVRREVFPMLDHTRLPLDFEQFSAHYMESKDAIFLVATVGEGQIVGSIGILPYDDRIEVIQGRYPQESAAEIVKCYVDPAYRRYGIGSMMLQDLENRVGDMRYTTLYLHTHHFLPGAVDFWKRQGFTIITEQNDDWQTVHMDKPAGKI, from the coding sequence TTGACACAATTTCTGATTAAACCGACAGTAGCGCCCGTTCAGGTGCACCAGATTCAGGAAGCCATTGATTTTGCCATGCGAGTTCGTCGTGAAGTGTTTCCGATGTTGGATCACACAAGACTACCTCTAGATTTTGAGCAATTCAGTGCACATTATATGGAGTCCAAAGATGCAATTTTCTTGGTAGCTACGGTGGGTGAAGGTCAGATCGTTGGTTCTATCGGAATTCTGCCATATGATGATCGAATTGAAGTGATACAAGGGCGATATCCACAGGAGTCCGCAGCCGAGATCGTGAAATGTTATGTCGATCCTGCATATCGCAGATATGGTATTGGATCGATGATGTTGCAAGACTTGGAAAACAGGGTGGGAGACATGAGGTACACAACGCTGTACCTACATACACATCACTTTTTACCTGGAGCTGTAGATTTCTGGAAACGTCAAGGTTTTACCATTATTACGGAACAGAACGATGACTGGCAGACTGTACATATGGATAAGCCAGCAGGCAAGATCTGA
- a CDS encoding S8 family peptidase, whose amino-acid sequence MWLWISISAVTVMMITWFVYRYVDYVTESSFHPHAPKQLLVKFKEGTTPDEMHTLHRKGRCNVAETYEDMGWYRLESRKNMHRMLKHYKDHELIEHAEPNYYVNTSFTPNDPFFPYQYNLPKINAPAAWDVNQSNSTIKIAIIDTGVQLNHPELAAKLLPGYDYVDYDNIPEDGNGHGTHVAGIAASITNNGVGIAGVAPLASIVPIRVLDNNGQGTMGNVGNGLVFAANNGVQVINLSLGGPMGEAFLQAAVQYAWDRGAVIIAAAGNDNTSYPIVPASYPNVIAVASTNPSDLKSNFSNYGSWVDMAAPGDTILSTYLGSSYAYLSGTSMAAPHVAGVAALLAAKGKTNAQIRDALCFASDPVSGSGVYWQYGRLNAYQSLQVP is encoded by the coding sequence ATGTGGTTATGGATCAGCATCAGTGCAGTAACTGTCATGATGATAACCTGGTTCGTTTATCGTTATGTGGATTACGTGACGGAAAGTTCGTTTCATCCTCACGCTCCCAAGCAGCTTTTAGTCAAATTTAAAGAAGGGACAACCCCCGACGAGATGCACACGCTTCACCGGAAAGGTAGATGTAACGTTGCTGAGACGTATGAAGATATGGGCTGGTATCGTCTGGAATCTCGTAAAAACATGCATCGTATGCTCAAGCATTACAAGGATCATGAACTGATTGAGCATGCCGAACCCAATTATTACGTTAACACCTCTTTCACGCCTAACGACCCATTCTTCCCTTACCAGTACAATCTGCCAAAAATCAATGCTCCTGCTGCCTGGGATGTAAACCAGAGCAACAGCACGATCAAAATAGCCATCATCGATACAGGCGTGCAACTGAATCACCCCGAACTTGCCGCCAAGCTTCTCCCCGGTTACGACTATGTTGATTATGATAATATTCCCGAAGATGGGAACGGTCATGGTACCCATGTAGCCGGCATTGCTGCATCCATCACCAATAACGGTGTCGGGATTGCAGGTGTTGCACCACTAGCCTCCATCGTTCCAATTCGCGTACTGGATAACAACGGACAAGGAACGATGGGCAATGTCGGTAATGGGCTTGTCTTTGCAGCCAACAATGGTGTTCAAGTGATCAATCTAAGTTTGGGTGGTCCGATGGGCGAAGCATTCCTTCAAGCTGCCGTACAGTATGCTTGGGATCGAGGTGCCGTCATTATCGCTGCGGCAGGTAATGACAATACATCTTATCCAATCGTGCCTGCATCCTATCCCAACGTCATTGCGGTTGCTTCAACGAACCCTTCTGATCTAAAATCTAACTTCTCCAACTATGGCTCTTGGGTCGACATGGCTGCACCGGGCGACACCATCTTATCCACATATTTGGGTAGCTCTTATGCTTATCTTAGCGGAACATCAATGGCAGCTCCGCACGTAGCCGGAGTAGCTGCTTTGCTCGCTGCCAAAGGTAAAACAAACGCACAGATACGGGATGCCCTCTGCTTCGCTTCCGATCCAGTATCGGGTTCAGGCGTTTACTGGCAGTATGGACGGTTGAACGCCTACCAGAGCCTACAGGTACCTTAA
- a CDS encoding 6-phospho-beta-glucosidase: MFEKLTAFPENFLWGGATAANQLEGAYLADGKGLTTVDLIPTGANRMNIALGNLSSFVPQAGEFYPSHEAIDFYHRYKEDIALFAEMGFKCLRLSIAWARIFPNGDETEPNEAGLQFYDNVFDELLKYNIEPVVTICHFDVPVYLVETYGGWTNRKMVGFFEKYAKTLFNRYKGKVKYWMTFNEINMLLHLPYIGAGIVLKEGQDKEQLLYQAAHHELVASALAVKACHEIIPGAQIGCMLAAGMVYPYTSNPDDVWKAMELDRESFFFIDVQSKGAYPGYTKRFFREHNIHIDMQPEDADILQQNTVDYIGFSYYASRCTSADPEVLKNSTEGNVFGSVKNPYLQASEWGWTIDPKGLRITCNQLHDRYGKPLFIVENGLGATDVLLDNDTVEDDYRIEYLNSHFAEMAEAIQDGVEILGYTSWGPIDLVSAGTGEMKKRYGYIYVDRNNDGTGTLRRVRKKSFHWYKDVIANNGAQYF; encoded by the coding sequence ATGTTTGAGAAGTTGACAGCCTTCCCAGAGAATTTTCTCTGGGGAGGAGCAACAGCAGCGAATCAATTGGAAGGTGCTTACCTAGCAGATGGCAAAGGCTTGACGACCGTAGATTTGATTCCAACGGGAGCCAATCGAATGAACATTGCGCTCGGTAATCTTAGTTCTTTTGTGCCTCAAGCGGGAGAGTTTTATCCTTCACATGAAGCGATTGACTTTTATCATCGTTACAAGGAAGATATCGCCTTATTTGCCGAAATGGGATTCAAGTGTCTTAGACTCTCCATCGCTTGGGCACGAATTTTTCCGAATGGGGATGAGACAGAGCCGAACGAAGCAGGTTTGCAATTCTACGATAATGTCTTTGATGAATTGTTGAAATATAACATCGAACCGGTAGTGACGATTTGCCATTTCGATGTGCCGGTTTATCTGGTCGAAACGTATGGTGGATGGACAAACCGTAAAATGGTCGGTTTCTTTGAGAAATATGCGAAGACGTTATTCAACCGGTATAAGGGTAAAGTGAAGTACTGGATGACTTTTAATGAAATCAATATGTTGCTGCATCTGCCGTATATCGGTGCCGGAATTGTACTTAAGGAAGGGCAGGACAAAGAACAGCTATTATATCAAGCGGCACACCATGAATTGGTGGCAAGTGCACTAGCAGTTAAAGCTTGTCACGAGATTATTCCGGGTGCACAGATTGGCTGTATGCTCGCGGCAGGTATGGTGTATCCTTACACGTCCAATCCGGATGATGTATGGAAAGCGATGGAGTTAGATCGAGAATCCTTCTTCTTCATCGATGTGCAGTCGAAGGGAGCATACCCAGGGTATACGAAACGATTCTTCAGAGAACATAACATTCATATTGATATGCAACCGGAAGATGCAGATATTCTTCAACAAAACACGGTAGATTATATCGGGTTCAGCTATTACGCGAGCCGTTGTACAAGTGCTGATCCAGAAGTGCTGAAGAATTCAACCGAAGGTAACGTCTTTGGTTCCGTGAAGAATCCTTATCTTCAAGCTTCAGAGTGGGGATGGACGATTGATCCCAAAGGGCTCCGCATTACGTGTAATCAGCTACACGACCGTTACGGTAAGCCATTGTTTATTGTAGAGAATGGGCTTGGTGCAACGGATGTCTTATTAGACAACGATACCGTAGAAGATGATTACCGGATTGAATATCTGAACAGCCACTTCGCTGAGATGGCAGAAGCGATTCAGGATGGCGTTGAGATTCTCGGTTACACAAGCTGGGGGCCAATTGACTTGGTCAGCGCAGGTACTGGTGAGATGAAGAAGCGTTACGGATACATTTATGTAGATCGGAACAATGACGGCACAGGTACACTGCGAAGAGTGAGAAAGAAAAGCTTCCATTGGTATAAAGACGTTATTGCTAATAATGGCGCACAATACTTCTAA
- a CDS encoding beta-glucoside-specific PTS transporter subunit IIABC produces the protein MSNYDQLAKDILSRVGGRENVNSVFHCVTRLRFKLKNESVAKTEELKNLPGVITVMQSGGQYQVVIGNEVPDVYKAVVKAGNFPSEGQFEEAEDNSGKKVGLFSRFIDMISGVFTPLLGLLAATGMIKGFNEMFVAFGWITQDSGTYQLLKATGDSLFYFFPIFLGYTAIKKFGGSPFLGMAIGASLVYPTLAGLKAGDPLYTLFTGTLFESPIHVTFLGMPVILMEYSSSVIPIIIATFIAVKIERFFKNVIPKVVSTFLVPFFTLLVIVPATFLVIGPISTWAGQIIGAGATYIYDLSPLITGLVIGGLWQVFVLFGLHWGLVPVLLLNLSTAGADPIVAMSFAASFAQTGAVLAVLLKTKNTKLKTLSIPAFISGIFGVTEPAIYGVTLPLKKPFIMSCIAGGIGGGILGFAGSKLYMFGGLGVFGYPAFINKEVGIESSFYMVIVATLVAFVLGFILTYVVGFKDKEEAAPAPAPVLDPNPNSRYEIMSPMAGEIVQLKEINDVTFAGEHMGKGIAIRPTSGRVVSPITGTVQTVYRTKHAIGLVTDDGVEMLIHIGQDTVQLKGQHFNAHVKDGDRVNVGDLIMEFDLQAIKDAGYEIVTPIIITNTSSYLDVVGTKEASVQEKDKLITVLN, from the coding sequence ATGAGTAACTACGATCAATTGGCCAAGGATATTCTGTCACGTGTAGGGGGTCGCGAGAACGTAAATAGCGTATTCCATTGCGTAACAAGATTGCGGTTTAAACTGAAAAATGAAAGCGTAGCCAAAACGGAAGAACTTAAAAATCTGCCAGGTGTTATTACCGTAATGCAGAGTGGTGGACAATATCAAGTGGTCATCGGCAATGAAGTGCCGGATGTATATAAAGCTGTAGTCAAAGCGGGGAATTTCCCGAGCGAGGGACAGTTTGAAGAGGCAGAGGATAACTCTGGTAAGAAAGTTGGTTTGTTCAGTCGCTTTATCGATATGATCTCAGGTGTATTTACACCATTGCTCGGTTTGCTTGCTGCGACAGGGATGATCAAAGGTTTCAATGAGATGTTCGTAGCCTTTGGATGGATCACTCAGGATTCTGGAACGTATCAGCTCTTGAAAGCAACGGGCGACAGCTTGTTCTACTTCTTCCCTATCTTCCTGGGATATACAGCAATCAAGAAATTTGGTGGTTCACCGTTCCTAGGGATGGCGATTGGTGCCTCTCTCGTGTATCCGACGTTAGCTGGTCTTAAAGCAGGGGATCCATTATACACCTTGTTTACAGGTACATTGTTTGAATCACCAATTCACGTTACGTTTCTAGGTATGCCTGTTATTCTGATGGAATATTCCTCTTCGGTTATTCCAATCATCATTGCAACTTTCATAGCTGTAAAAATCGAAAGATTTTTCAAAAATGTCATTCCAAAAGTAGTAAGCACGTTCCTTGTTCCGTTCTTCACCTTGCTTGTAATTGTTCCTGCAACATTCTTGGTTATTGGTCCAATCTCCACATGGGCTGGTCAAATCATCGGCGCGGGAGCTACGTATATTTATGACTTGAGTCCACTTATTACAGGTTTGGTTATCGGTGGTTTGTGGCAAGTGTTTGTACTGTTCGGACTTCACTGGGGTCTCGTTCCAGTTCTGTTGCTCAACCTTAGTACAGCAGGTGCCGATCCGATTGTAGCGATGTCATTCGCAGCTTCATTTGCTCAAACTGGTGCTGTTCTTGCCGTATTGCTCAAAACTAAGAATACAAAATTAAAAACACTCAGTATTCCAGCATTTATTTCCGGTATATTCGGCGTAACTGAGCCAGCGATTTACGGCGTTACGCTTCCACTGAAAAAACCGTTTATCATGAGTTGTATTGCTGGTGGTATCGGTGGTGGTATTTTAGGATTTGCAGGTTCCAAGTTGTATATGTTTGGTGGCCTCGGAGTATTTGGATATCCAGCGTTCATTAATAAAGAAGTTGGAATTGAATCTTCATTCTACATGGTAATCGTTGCAACACTGGTTGCTTTTGTCCTTGGTTTCATTCTAACTTATGTAGTTGGCTTCAAAGACAAAGAAGAAGCAGCGCCTGCTCCAGCACCAGTACTTGATCCAAACCCAAACAGCAGATATGAAATCATGAGCCCGATGGCTGGTGAGATCGTTCAACTGAAAGAAATCAATGATGTAACGTTTGCAGGAGAGCACATGGGTAAAGGGATTGCAATTCGTCCAACGAGTGGCAGAGTGGTGTCTCCAATTACAGGCACAGTACAAACGGTGTATCGGACTAAACATGCGATTGGTCTTGTCACTGATGATGGTGTAGAGATGCTCATCCATATCGGACAGGATACAGTGCAACTGAAAGGGCAGCATTTCAACGCACATGTAAAAGATGGAGACCGGGTTAATGTAGGTGATCTGATTATGGAATTCGATCTGCAAGCGATTAAGGATGCAGGATATGAGATTGTGACACCTATTATCATCACAAACACTTCAAGCTATCTGGATGTTGTAGGAACCAAAGAAGCATCTGTTCAAGAAAAAGATAAATTGATCACTGTACTAAATTAA